The proteins below come from a single Salvelinus fontinalis isolate EN_2023a chromosome 1, ASM2944872v1, whole genome shotgun sequence genomic window:
- the LOC129860881 gene encoding serine/threonine-protein kinase LMTK1-like isoform X1, producing MARKMLAILLMVIMSSSFFVPGFALSSHFNLDGAPLSGLSWPSSLAVVAVSLSGLFTFVFLMLACLCCKKGHIGFKEFENAEGEEYQADLSTLASPASQSGPDVYILPLTEVSLPMAKQPGRSVQLLKSTELGRHSLLYLKEIGDGWFGKVLLGEVNAGLSTTQVVVKELKASASVQDQMHFLEEAQPYRALQHPALLQCLVQCTDVTPYLLVMEFCPLGDVKGYMRSCRAADTMTPEPLILQRMACEIASGLLHLHKHNFIHSDLALRNCLLTADVTVKIGDYGLSHNKYKDDYFVTSDQMYVPLRWIAPELIDEVHGNLLVVGQSKQSNVWSLGVTIWELFELGNQPYRHYSDRQVLTYAVREQQLRLPKPLLNIPLAERWYEVMQFCWLQPDQRPNAEEVHLLLSYLCAKGANEAEEDFERRWNSLRPNPNAGPNNSLHHGAGALAIDLPSSSFPLLEQFSGCDGYHSESGDDILTVTETSHGLNFEYKWEKAQAGAEQPYHRAALSSGGTLGAVNYHRQDMYYPPGPGGMVGGCGGVAYYEPKMLHGSGVGVVPVLSACSPSVSSEYYVRMEEPGVDCHINMDLDYTMCSYSPDYQGSNGSFLTGSGSADSGDCIMGMGTCPSQAHSKPVDSYWSADICKAGGGGAYDSDPDGSPAISLTMEPLLGQVSDSSPLRPWEAGHYVSYKDRDGGFYYEHSPPMGIGHHMGLGLDHHQHYLMGREHSPPEPHQESWGSRSLRQALGELENPLGISPSISTPPQGGGPPFGVGDPYLETTEGPGSIIGGSSVTGGYYDMMGSLRKTMPTMPGHTHSVSITMASEDSDEEEDIFSERQRINSSNTWPSNLSNHCTNNNSLGLGRSRQAGCRQQQDAYVDFLYTMPTTDIEDSWPEEHNLTFRSSVSAVVKPIDYLEDTAASAKDSSCLSLGKHHTLIPDDNAYDAYIYLCHEREGEREVKPPPIECCHSHFVDPLTGLVVRNYTCDGYRDQIVEMLNNEEESVNLSPAPGGPSVSKSTLIHNTNTTTTVTNLDDPEQYVDITMDDTLSIDHKQEVVTENKGVLTDPKPEDMTMDMAAPLPSVNVPGLVCLVEPESELSHTLDSGLDRDHCSSISLVDISDCYTDDDDEDDDITDVTSGIFADEASAGDLNASPSLARPLKSLQKQVGTPDSMTSMDSMDLMPLAAGSTTEPFSPASSSSHPSSSSPKAMDSGYDTENNESPEFVLKEPHNEPRDPKTFTQPLGESVLDTSLDEEGEEGGEEAEVAPPEDEDEPTLDEDVTLAASQTTDNEKELAPLSEKNPYRDSAYFSDYENERLSRDDEDEKVGDDENVGVEEREEEESLTKKRDLSTLHIEEEEEGEEEESLTKKRELSPLRIVEEEGEGEVSLTEKRELSPLHIEEEEEGEGEVSLTEKGELSPLHMEEEEESLTEKRELSPLHIEEEEESLTEKREHSPLHIEEELEGNETSALLEESEDPEMKGCLTEECTHDEGLELGLELASNISGEVEEGSEGWLAQEEPSSLGDWAAEVVGAMEEALGELQRSSSTETNSGTKEEEEEEGERRDVEDSSEALELADVLEEASSERSESIDKEDDDEENGPPSRRQRFSSSSPPSIPPPPLPPMTPPPVRVSLTDGGEADEEDGDGDSDDSESDEELRSYSVQEEQSGGEESEEENHAVPIVVSDCSDAHNLRSLLKVPTTLTSESLAEDLLERKKKVVSFFDDVTVYLFDQQSPTKELAEHGFPPEPETSGQGSEGKQPTSDDSSDGNISEESAGYEWEDDFPLLPLPTSISKMAASSSASTPSTHSLPSTSKAPEPKPAVQYSRFTVSPSHVSRFSITHVSDSDIDSGPGSSEDGDRE from the exons GAGTTTGAGAATGCCGAGGGGGAGGAGTACCAGGCGGACCTGTCCACCCTGGCATCCCCTGCATCCCAGAGCGGACCTGATGTTTACATCCTGCCCCTGACTGAAGTGTCACTCCCCATGGCCAAACAACCAGGACGATCAG TCCAACTCCTGAAGTCCACAGAACTCGGTCGCCACAGTCTTCTCTACTTGAAGGAGATCGGCGATGGCTGGTTTGGAAAG GTTCTCCTGGGGGAGGTGAATGCTGGTCTCAGCACCACCCAGGTGGTGGTTAAGGAGCTGAAGGCCAGTGCCAGTGTTCAGGACCAGATGCACTTCCTGGAGGAGGCCCAGCCATACCG TGCCCTCCAGCACCCAGCCCTCCTGCAGTGCCTGGTGCAGTGCACTGATGTCACCCCCTACCTGCTGGTCATGGAGTTCTGCCCTTTG GGTGATGTGAAAGGGTACATGCGGAGCTGTCGGGCTGCAGACACAATGACCCCTGAACCCCTGATACTGCAGAGGATGGCCTGTGAGATTGCCTCAGGACTCCTGcacctacacaaacacaacttcaTACACAG TGACCTTGCCCTGAGAAACTGCCTGCTGACCGCTGATGTTACAGTGAAGATTGGAGACTACGGCCTGTCACACAATAAGTACAAAGATGACTACTTTGTGACGTCAGACCAGATGTACGTGCCACTGCGTTGGATCGCTCCAGAACTCATAGATGAAGTCCATGGCAACCTACTGGTGGTAGGCCAGAGCAAACAGAGCAACGTCTG GTCTCTGGGCGTGACTATCTGGGAGTTGTTTGAGTTGGGCAACCAGCCGTACAGACACTATTCTGACAGACAGGTCCTGACCTACGCTGTGAGGGAACAGCAGCTCCGACTGCCCAAGCCCCTGCTCAATATACCCCTGGCAGAGCGCTG GTATGAGGTGATGCAGTTCTGCTGGCTCCAACCAGACCAGAGGCCCAATGCAGAGGAGGTCCACCTGTTACTCAGCTACCTGTGTGCCAAGGGGGCCAACGAGGCCGAGGAGGACTTTGAGAGGCGCTGGAACTCCCTGCGTCCCAACCCCAACGCTGGCCCCAACAACAGCCTCCACCATGGGGCAGGAGCCCTGGCCATTG acctcccctcctcctccttccccctgCTGGAGCAGTTCTCTGGATGCGACGGCTACCACAGCGAGTCAGGAGATGATATACTGACCGTGACCGAGACCAGCCACGGCCTGAACTTCGAGTACAAGTGGGAGAAGGCTCAGGCGGGGGCGGAGCAGCCATACCACCGTGCTGCCTTGTCCTCCGGCGGTACCCTGGGGGCCGTCAACTACCACCGCCAGGACATGTACTACCCCCCTGGGCCAGGGGGCATGGTGGGGGGCTGTGGTGGGGTGGCCTACTACGAGCCCAAGATGCTGCATGGTTCTGGGGTCGGGGTGGTGCCGGTGCTCAGCGCCTGTAGTCCTTCGGTGAGCTCTGAGTACTACGTCCGCATGGAGGAGCCTGGTGTGGACTGTCACATCAACATGGACCTGGACTACACCATGTGCTCCTACAGCCCAGACTACCAGGGCAGCAACGGGAGCTTCCtgacaggcagtggcagtgcAGACTCAGGGGATTGTATTATGGGGATGGGTACATGTCCCTCCCAGGCCCACTCCAAGCCTGTGGACTCCTACTGGTCGGCAGACATCTGTAAAGCTGGGGGTGGTGGAGCGTATGACTCGGACCCAGATGGAAGCCCGGCCATCTCCCTGACCATGGAACCCCTGCTGGGGCAAGTCTCTGACTCCAGCCCCCTGAGACCCTGGGAGGCTGGTCATTACGTCTCCTACAAGGACCGGGATGGGGGGTTCTACTACGAACACTCACCCCCTATGGGCATAGGCCACCACATGGGTCTGGGTCTGGACCATCACCAGCACTACCTGATGGGGCGGGAACACTCTCCCCCTGAGCCCCACCAGGAGAGCTGGGGGTCCCGGAGCCTGCGTCAGGCCCTGGGGGAACTGGAAAACCCTCTGGGGATATCTCCCTCCATCAGTACCCCTCCCCAGGGTGGTGGTCCTCCTTTTGGGGTAGGGGACCCCTACCTGGAGACGACCGAGGGACCAGGCTCCATCATTGGGGGGAGTAGCGTCACTGGGGGTTACTATGACATGATGGGTTCTCTGAGGAAAACCATGCCGACCATGCCAGGCCACACCCACTCAGTCAGCATCACCATGGCGTCGGAAGACTCGGACGAGGAAGAGGATATATTCTCAGAGAGGCAGAGAATCAACAGTAGTAACACCTGGCCCTCTAATCTCTCTAACCACTGCACTAACAACAACAGTCTAGGCCTGGGCCGGAGTAGACAGGCTGGCTGTAGGCAACAACAGGATGCCTATGTAGACTTCCTCTACACTATGCCCACTACCGACATAGAGGACTCGTGGCCTGAGGAGCACAACCTGACCTTCCGCtcctctgtctctgctgtagttaaaCCCATAGACTACCTGGAGGATACGGCAGCTTCGGCTAAAGACAGCAGCTGTCTATCCCTGGGGAAGCATCATACCCTGATACCCGACGACAACGCCTACGACGCCTACATCTATCTGTGCcatgagagggagggggagagggaggtgaagccACCACCAATCGAGTGCTGCCACTCTCATTTCGTCGACCCCCTCACAGGCCTAGTGGTGCGAAACTACACCTGTGATGGCTACAGAGATCAGATTGTAGAGATGCTCAACAACGAGGAAGAGAGTGTGAATCTGTCCCCAGCACCGGGAGGGCCTAGTGTATCTAAATCAACCCTGATACACAAcactaacacaaccacaaccgTAACCAACCTTGACGACCCTGAGCAGTATGTTGACATCACTATGGACGATACCCTTTCCATAGACCACAAGCAAGAGGTTGTCACAGAAAACAAAGGGGTTCTCACTGATCCTAAACCAGAGGACATGACTATGGATATGGCTGCCCCACTTCCCTCAGTGAATGTGCCTGGCCTAGTCTGCTTGGTTGAGCCAGAGTCAGAGCTGAGCCATACGTTAGACAGCGGCCTGGACAGAGACCACTGCTCCAGCATCAGTCTAGTGGACATCTCCGACTGCTATACCGACGACGATGATGAAGACGATGACATTACTGACGTGACTTCAGGGATCTTTGCTGACGAGGCGTCGGCTGGGGACCTTAACGCCTCCCCCTCCTTGGCCCGTCCCCTCAAGTCCCTGCAGAAGCAGGTGGGAACACCCGATTCCATGACTTCCATGGACTCCATGGACCTGATGCCTTTAGCGGCTGGCTCCACCACAGAGCCAttcagccctgcctccagctcctcccaCCCATCTAGTTCGTCCCCCAAGGCAATGGATAGCGGGTACGACACAGAGAATAACGAGAGCCCAGAGTTCGTCCTCAAGGAGCCCCACAATGAGCCCCGGGACCCAAAGACATTCACCCAGCCACTTGGGGAGTCTGTCCTGGACACCAGCCTggatgaagagggggaggaggggggagaggaggccGAGGTGGCCCCACCGGAGGATGAGGATGAACCTACCCTGGATGAAGATGTGACACTAGCAGCCTCACAGACCACAGACAACGAGAAGGAGCTAGCCCCCCTCAGTGAGAAGAACCCTTACAGGGACTCTGCCTACTTCTCTGACTATGAGAACGAGCGCCTTTCCAGGGATGATGAGGATGAGAAAGTGGGGGATGATGAAAAtgtaggagtggaggagagagaagaggaggagagcctGACAAAGAAGAGGGATCTCAGCACTCTTCatatagaggaagaggaggagggagaagaggaggagagcctGACAAAGAAGAGGGAACTCAGCCCTCTTCGTATagtggaagaggagggagagggggaggtgagcCTGACAGAGAAGAGGGAACTCAGCCCTCTTCatatagaggaagaggaggagggagagggggaggtgagtCTGACAGAGAAGGGGGAACTCAGCCCTCTtcatatggaggaagaggaggagagcctGACAGAGAAGAGGGAACTCAGCCCCCTTCAtatagaggaagaagaggagagccTGACAGAGAAGAGGGAACACAGCCCTCTTCATATAGAGGAAGAGCTGGAAGGAAATGAGACCTCAGCTCttctggaggagagtgaagacCCAGAGATGAAGGGTTGCCTGACAGAAGAGTGCACCCATGATgaagggctggagctggggctaGAATTGGCCTCCAATATCTCTGGAGAAGTAGAGGAAGGGTCAGAGGGATGGCTTGCCCAGGAGGAGCCCTCTTCCCTGGGAGACTGGGCAGCAGAGGTGGTGGGGGCTATGGAAGAAGCCCTGGGGGAACTCCAGAGGAGCAGCAGTACTGAAACCAACTCTGGTaccaaggaggaggaggaagaggaaggagagcgaAGAGACGTGGAGGACTCATCTGAAGCCTTAGAATTAGCAGATGTCCTAGAAGAAGCATCTAGCGAAAGGTCAGAGAGCATCGACAAGGAAGACGATGATGAAGAGAACGGACCTCCCTCACGACGTCAacgcttctcctcctcctcccctccctccattcctcctcctcctctccccccgatGACTCCCCCTCCGGTCCGGGTGTCGCTCACAGACGGGGGGGAGGCGGATGAGGAGGACGGAGATGGTGACTCGGATGACAGTGAGTCAGATGAGGAGCTGAGGAGTTACAGTGTTCaagaggagcagagtggaggggaggagagcgaggaggagaACCATGCGGTACCCATCGTGGTCAGCGACTGTAGCGATGCTCATAACCTACGTAGTCTACTGAAGGTGCCCACCACGCTCACCTCCGAGTCGCTTGCTGAAGACCTGCTGGAACGAAAGAAGAAGGTGGTGTCCTTCTTTGATGATGTCACTGTTTACCTGTTTGACCAG CAGAGCCCGACTAAAGAGCTGGCTGAGCATGGTTTCCCTCCAGAGCCTGAGACCAGCGGACAGGGTTCAGAGGGCAAACAACCAACCTCTGATGACTCCTCAGATGGAAACATCTCAGAAGAGA gtgCAGGGTATGAGTGGGAGGATGACTTCCCCTTGTTGCCCCTCCCGACTTCCATATCCAAGATGGCTGCCTCCTCCTCAGCCTcaaccccctccacacacagCCTGCCCTCCACATCCAAGGCCCCGGAGCCCAAACCAGCGGTGCAGTACTCCCGCTTCACCGTTTCCCCTAGCCATGTGTCTCGCTTCTCCATCACACACGTCTCTGACTCCGACATAGACTctggtccag GGAGCAGTGAGGATGGGGACAGAGAGTAG